From a single Adhaeribacter swui genomic region:
- a CDS encoding biliverdin-producing heme oxygenase, translating into MILEALKTQTAAQHQQVEASLLMQPIANRTLTPENYTRILRKFYGFFHPLENAIHHLPGLDNYLPDIMARRKSGSILQDLRAIHHESITLTTLPLCPDVPQITQISEGFGALYVMEGSTLGGKIISKIVYETLGYTPEHGTSFFNGYGSQTGPKWKAFQEALTRFAVTPAQENAVVQTAIQTFKKLENWFNS; encoded by the coding sequence ATGATTTTAGAAGCATTAAAGACACAAACTGCCGCTCAGCACCAGCAAGTAGAAGCCAGTTTGTTAATGCAGCCCATTGCCAACCGCACCTTAACTCCCGAAAACTATACGCGGATCTTGCGGAAATTTTACGGCTTTTTTCATCCTTTAGAAAATGCTATTCACCATTTACCTGGTTTAGATAATTATTTGCCCGATATTATGGCTCGCCGCAAATCCGGCAGCATTTTGCAAGATTTACGCGCCATTCACCACGAGAGCATCACGCTTACTACCCTACCGCTTTGCCCCGATGTGCCGCAAATTACCCAAATCAGCGAGGGCTTCGGCGCTTTATACGTAATGGAAGGCTCTACCCTGGGAGGCAAAATTATCTCTAAAATTGTGTACGAAACCTTGGGCTATACCCCCGAACACGGCACTTCTTTTTTTAACGGCTATGGTTCGCAAACCGGCCCGAAATGGAAAGCCTTTCAGGAAGCGCTAACCCGGTTTGCGGTTACGCCGGCCCAGGAAAATGCCGTAGTACAAACCGCCATTCAAACATTTAAAAAATTAGAAAATTGGTTTAATAGCTAG
- a CDS encoding aldo/keto reductase, translating to MHYTTLGSSDLKISSTGFGCMSLSVTNPNESTRLLHEALNQGVNYFDTADLYDKGENEKLVGKAFKENRQQVILATKVGNQWRPDGSGWDWNPTKKYILQAVEGSLQRLQTDYLDLYQLHGGTLDDPIDETIEAFEILKQQGKIRHYGISSIRPNVIRIYVQRSNIVSVMMQYSLLDRRPEEEVLDLLAQHQIGVLTRGSLAQGLLVGKPAKTYLNYPEDEVKKAADVIKSLSTPERSPVEIAIQYVRHQAAVASAVLGIRTEAQLQDALSISLSRALTEQELKFLKNAIPANTYEQHR from the coding sequence ATGCATTATACCACCTTAGGCTCCTCCGATTTAAAAATCAGTTCTACTGGCTTTGGCTGCATGTCACTGTCCGTGACTAACCCAAACGAAAGTACGCGGTTGTTACACGAAGCTTTAAACCAAGGTGTTAATTATTTTGATACCGCCGATTTATACGATAAAGGGGAAAACGAAAAACTGGTAGGTAAAGCTTTTAAAGAAAACCGGCAGCAGGTAATTCTGGCTACCAAAGTAGGTAACCAATGGCGGCCCGACGGCAGCGGCTGGGATTGGAACCCCACCAAAAAATATATTTTACAAGCTGTAGAAGGCAGTTTACAACGTTTACAAACCGACTACCTGGATTTATATCAACTCCACGGAGGCACCCTCGACGATCCCATCGACGAAACCATTGAAGCTTTCGAGATTTTAAAACAACAAGGTAAAATCCGGCATTACGGCATTTCTTCCATCCGGCCAAACGTTATCCGGATATATGTGCAACGCTCCAACATAGTAAGTGTAATGATGCAATATAGCTTATTGGACCGGCGGCCCGAAGAAGAAGTCTTGGACTTATTGGCCCAACATCAGATTGGCGTTTTAACCCGGGGCAGTTTGGCTCAGGGTTTACTGGTCGGTAAGCCCGCTAAAACTTATTTAAACTATCCGGAAGATGAAGTTAAAAAAGCGGCAGATGTAATAAAAAGCCTAAGCACGCCAGAGCGCAGTCCCGTAGAAATTGCCATCCAATATGTGCGTCATCAAGCAGCGGTAGCTTCTGCTGTTTTAGGAATCCGGACGGAGGCGCAACTCCAGGATGCATTATCGATTTCTTTAAGTCGGGCTTTAACGGAACAAGAACTAAAATTTTTAAAAAATGCAATTCCTGCAAACACCTACGAACAACACCGCTAA
- a CDS encoding Bcr/CflA family multidrug efflux MFS transporter has product MSPKKRFGIIFILGALATISPFSIDMYLPGFPAIARDLNTSIDQIQLSLTSYLIGIALGQLLYGPLLDRFGRKNPLYVGLVVYVLATIACAFTQTANTLIAMRFIQAIGGCAGMVAALALVRDLFPVNEIAKVLSLQTLVISVSPMIAPTVGGYVTAAFGWQFIFIVLAGIVAVVLIGIYFALPAGHPPDKTISLLPQPVLQNFYTVLKNPQFLTYMLAGGIGAAAPFAYISGSPDVFMNIYQVSEQEYGWIFALLAAAMIGSTQLNTPLLKWFSSEQLLTFALTLQTLVGAILVVGAWANWYDKYALIFLIFIFLAGQGLNVPNSSALSLTPFARQAGSASALLGCMRMGAGALASAAVSVLHNQTVLPMVSVMFFCAVLGFVILQIGKKQIKTNAPSPGEVNAHISETETPLSVKE; this is encoded by the coding sequence ATGAGCCCCAAAAAACGTTTCGGGATTATCTTTATTTTGGGCGCATTAGCTACGATTAGTCCGTTTTCTATTGACATGTATTTACCGGGCTTTCCAGCTATTGCCCGCGATTTAAATACCTCCATCGATCAGATTCAATTATCTTTAACCAGCTACTTAATTGGTATTGCGCTGGGGCAATTACTTTATGGCCCCTTACTCGACCGGTTTGGCCGTAAAAATCCGTTGTATGTGGGCTTAGTTGTTTACGTACTAGCGACTATTGCCTGCGCATTTACGCAAACAGCAAATACGTTAATAGCCATGCGATTTATTCAGGCTATTGGAGGTTGCGCCGGGATGGTAGCGGCTTTGGCTTTGGTGCGCGATCTTTTTCCGGTAAACGAAATTGCAAAGGTTCTTTCGCTACAAACTTTAGTGATTAGTGTGTCGCCCATGATTGCCCCTACCGTAGGAGGCTACGTAACGGCCGCTTTTGGCTGGCAATTTATTTTTATTGTGTTAGCGGGTATTGTAGCGGTAGTGTTAATAGGCATTTATTTTGCCTTACCCGCCGGACACCCACCCGATAAAACCATATCGCTTTTGCCGCAACCTGTATTGCAAAACTTTTATACTGTTTTAAAAAATCCTCAATTTTTAACGTATATGCTGGCCGGCGGTATTGGAGCAGCGGCACCTTTCGCCTATATATCGGGCTCGCCAGATGTGTTTATGAATATTTACCAGGTTAGCGAACAAGAATACGGGTGGATATTTGCCCTGTTGGCCGCCGCCATGATCGGTTCTACCCAACTAAATACGCCATTGCTCAAGTGGTTTAGCAGCGAACAGCTTCTTACGTTTGCTTTAACTTTACAAACATTGGTGGGTGCCATTCTGGTTGTAGGCGCCTGGGCCAACTGGTACGATAAATACGCCCTGATATTTTTAATTTTTATATTTTTAGCTGGTCAGGGGTTAAATGTACCTAATTCGTCGGCGTTATCTTTAACCCCTTTTGCCCGGCAGGCAGGTAGCGCTTCGGCTTTACTGGGCTGCATGCGCATGGGTGCAGGGGCCTTGGCCTCGGCGGCGGTAAGCGTGTTGCATAACCAAACGGTGTTGCCTATGGTAAGTGTTATGTTTTTTTGTGCAGTTTTGGGTTTTGTTATCTTACAAATTGGTAAAAAGCAAATTAAAACTAATGCACCCAGCCCTGGAGAAGTAAACGCGCATATTTCCGAAACCGAAACGCCTTTATCCGTAAAAGAATAA
- a CDS encoding GAF domain-containing protein has translation MNIPTSKNYDSDFCGSLPLNFINLVQPHGFILVLQKETLLIRQLSENVGDFLKIGASELLHQELGKYVLPEQIEIIRHKTQQWNIDDRIPEEITFKINDVETKFSAVIHSKENYILLELEPSLPLAAGDLDFVHIYQEIMFILAAFKKADTIEKLCQIAVSEIKKLSGFDRVMIYQFDKNWNGTVIAEAMEEDLQSYLNLCFPASDVPRNARDLYLKNPFRLIPNREYTPARLVPVLNPISSNFTDLSDCNLRSVANVHLQYLKNMGVQASMSTPIIKDNALWGLISCHHKSPKFLSFEMRSAFVLLSSIISSQVVAKENEHSLGRVNELNEVFTKLLAQMYNQLDFRQGLVQGQYTLTDLFNSSGAAIVLDGEIKKVGNTPKTDEIKTIVQWLQRTRVNKIHTTENLPQHLEPANTFKDSASGLIALPIALERGDYILGFRKELVQTIKWGGDPNEAITMEPDGKTYHPRNSFAVWQEQVKNTSLPWSEQDIYIAEQLRIAVLERLVKDTH, from the coding sequence ATGAACATACCCACTTCCAAAAACTACGACTCTGACTTTTGCGGCAGTTTGCCTTTAAACTTTATTAACCTGGTACAACCGCACGGTTTTATTTTGGTTCTTCAAAAAGAAACCCTCCTAATCCGGCAGCTAAGCGAGAACGTAGGTGATTTTTTAAAAATTGGGGCCAGCGAGTTGCTTCATCAGGAATTAGGTAAGTATGTATTGCCGGAACAAATAGAAATTATCCGGCATAAAACTCAGCAATGGAACATCGACGACCGGATTCCGGAAGAAATTACTTTTAAAATAAACGATGTGGAAACAAAGTTTAGCGCGGTTATTCATTCCAAAGAAAATTACATTTTGCTGGAGCTGGAGCCCAGTTTGCCTTTAGCTGCCGGCGACCTCGACTTTGTGCATATTTACCAGGAGATTATGTTTATTCTGGCGGCTTTTAAAAAAGCCGATACCATTGAGAAGTTATGCCAGATTGCCGTTTCCGAAATTAAAAAATTATCGGGTTTCGACCGGGTTATGATTTACCAGTTTGATAAAAACTGGAACGGCACTGTTATAGCCGAAGCCATGGAAGAAGATTTGCAATCTTACCTGAATTTATGTTTTCCGGCTTCGGATGTGCCCCGGAATGCCCGAGATTTATATTTAAAAAATCCGTTCCGGTTAATTCCAAACCGGGAGTATACTCCGGCCCGGCTCGTACCGGTTTTAAATCCTATTTCGTCTAATTTCACCGATTTATCAGATTGTAATTTGCGCAGTGTGGCTAACGTGCATTTGCAATATTTAAAAAATATGGGTGTACAGGCGTCAATGTCAACGCCTATTATTAAAGATAATGCACTTTGGGGCTTAATTTCCTGCCATCATAAATCGCCTAAATTTTTATCTTTCGAGATGCGCTCGGCCTTTGTGTTATTATCATCAATCATTTCGTCGCAGGTAGTAGCCAAAGAAAATGAACACAGTTTAGGGCGGGTTAACGAGTTAAACGAAGTTTTCACCAAGCTGCTTGCCCAAATGTACAACCAACTCGATTTCCGGCAGGGTTTGGTACAAGGCCAGTACACGCTCACCGATTTATTTAACAGCTCCGGCGCTGCAATTGTACTGGACGGGGAAATTAAAAAAGTAGGCAACACCCCTAAAACCGATGAAATAAAAACCATTGTGCAGTGGCTGCAGCGCACCCGGGTTAATAAAATTCATACCACCGAAAACCTTCCGCAACATTTAGAACCGGCTAATACCTTTAAAGATTCGGCCAGCGGTTTAATTGCTTTGCCTATTGCCCTGGAAAGAGGCGATTATATATTGGGGTTCCGGAAAGAACTGGTACAAACCATTAAATGGGGCGGCGACCCGAACGAAGCCATTACAATGGAACCCGATGGTAAAACTTACCACCCGCGCAACTCTTTTGCTGTTTGGCAAGAGCAAGTAAAAAACACGTCGTTACCGTGGTCAGAACAGGATATTTACATTGCCGAGCAGCTACGGATTGCAGTTTTAGAACGCCTGGTGAAAGATACCCATTAA